AGTTTCTCATTCCATGATTGCTGCTGCTTCGCCCCGCGTTCGCGGGCATCCCACGCCTGATAGATCTCTTTGGGAATTTCGAACGCCGGGTATTTCCAGCCCAGTTTTTGCCGGGTCAGTGCTACTTCTTCTTCACCCAGCGCTGCGCCGTGCGACTCCTCTTTACCGGCTTTATTCGGCGAGCCAAAACCAATCACCGTGCGGCAGATAATCAGCGACGGCTTATCCTTCACGCTTTGCGCTTCCTCGATGGCCTTTTTCACCGCTTCCGGAGAGTGGCCATCAATATCGCCAATCACATGCCAGTGATACGCCTCGAAGCGTTTGGCGGTGTCGTCGGTAAACCAGCCTTCGGTTTCGCCATCAATCGAGATACCGTTGTGGTCGTAGAAACCAATCAGCTTGCCCAGCCCCAGTGTTCCCGCCAGCGAACAGACTTCATGGGAGATGCCTTCCATCAGGCAGCCGTCGCCCATAAAGACATAGGTGTAATGATCGACGATATCGTGGCCGGGGCGGTTAAACTGCGCGGCCAGCGTACGTTCGGCAATCGCCAGCCCGACCGCGTTCGCCAGCCCCTGGCCCAGAGGACCGGTGGTGGTTTCCACGCCCGGCGTGTAACCAATTTCCGGGTGACCCGGTGTTTTCGAGTGTAACTGGCGGAAATTTTTCAGCTCTTCGAGCGGCAAATCATACCCGCTTAAGTGCAGCAGGCTGTACAGCAGCATTGAAGCGTGACCGTTGGACAGGATAAAACGGTCACGGTCATACCAGGTGGGATCGGCCGGGTTATGTTTAAGAAAATCATTCCACAGCACTTCGGCGATATCCGCCATCCCCATCGGCGCGCCAGGGTGGCCGGAATTGGCTTTTTGCACCGCGTCCATACTCAGGGCGCGAATGGCGTTAGCAAGCTCTCTACGGGACATCGTTCACTCCTTGGCAAAAGTTAAAGTTTGGCGGCCAGCAGATCTTCCAGTTTGCGCTGATCGACGGCGAACTGGCGGATACCGTCGGCCAGTTTGTCGACGGCCATCGGATCCTGGTTATGCTCCCAGCGGAACTCCGCTTCCGTAAGCGGTTCCGGGCGGTGGAAGGTTTGGCGGGAAGGAACCAGCTTGCGTTCCACGACCCCTTCTTGTCCCTGCAACTCTTTCAGCAACGCCGGAGAGATAGTCAGGCGATCGCAACCGGCCAGCGCCAGGATCTGTTCCGTGCGGCGGAAGCTGGCGCCCATGACGATGGTTTCGTAGCGATGTTGTTTGAAGTAATCGTAAATATTGCGCACCGATTTCACGCCAGGATCTTCATCCACCACGTAGGGATCGAGCGGTTTGCGGTCGTTGTACCAGTCGTAAATACGGCCAACGAATGGCGAGATGAGAAAGACCCCGGCTTCGGCGCAGGCGCGCGCCTGGGCGAAGGAGAACAGCAGCGTCAGGTTACAATTGATACCCTCTTTTTCCAGCTCCTCTGCCGCGCGAATACCTTCCCAGGTGGAGGCCAGTTTGATCAGAATGCGGGATTTCGGAATGCCCTGTTCCTCATACAGTTCAACCAGGCGGTGCGCTTTGGCAATGCTTTTCGCTTTATCGTAAGAGAGGCGCGCATCCACCTCGGTTGAAACGCGCCCTGGAATGCTTTTCAGAATTTCCGCACCAAAATTGACCGCCAGTTTGTCGCTGGCTTCCGCTACTTGTTGCTCCTGCGTTTTGCCGCGCTTTTTGCCATAGGCAATCGCGTCATCAATCAGATGGGAGAAATGCTCCAGCGCGGCTGCTTTCAGCAGTAAAGAAGGGTTAGTCGTGGCATCTTCCGGCTGATAGTGGCGGATCGATTCGATATCGCCGCTGTCTGCCACAACGGTGGTGAATTGTTTCAGGCCGTCTAAGTAATTCATGAAAAATAACTCCTTTAAAAGCAATGTGTTATTGGAGTGCTTCCGTTCGCACTTTGATAAGAATGAGAGATGCATAACAAAAAAGCATAGCAGAAGCGTCCCGGCCTGCTTTTTCTGGGATGTAACAAAGATGCGATAAATTGATAACAATTTTGCTTATGTATGGTGAGAGTTTGGCTATGTTCAAAGTTTGCCATCGCAACAGCGGCCATACTAAGCGCCGTATTGGGATAGACATCACGCGGTATCACTCTGAAAGCAAAACGCGAAAGGAACCTCAAATGGACGACCAACTAAAACAAAGTGCCCTCGACTTCCATGAATTCCCGCGACCGGGAAAGATTCAGGTCTCCCCGACAAAACCGCTGGCCACGCAGCGCGATCTGGCGCTGGCATACTCTCCGGGCGTTGCTGCGCCCTGCCTTGAAATCGAAAAAGATCCGCTGGCGGCCTACAAATACACCGCGCGCGGCAACCTCGTGGCGGTGGTCTCTAACGGCACTGCGGTGCTGGGGCTTGGCAATATCGGCGCATTGGCCGGTAAGCCGGTGATGGAAGGCAAAGGTGTATTGTTCAAGAAATTCGCCGGTATCGACGTATTCGATATTGAAGTGGATGAGCAAAATCCGGACAAACTGATCGACGTGGTTGCCGCGCTGGAACCGACGTTCGGCGGTATCAACCTTGAAGATATCAAAGCGCCGGAGTGCTTCTATATTGAAGCCAAACTGCGCGAGCGCATGAACATTCCTGTTTTTCATGACGATCAGCACGGCACGGCGATTATCAGCACTGCCGCCATTCTTAACGGCCTGCGCGTCGTGTCGAAGAACCTCTCTGACGTG
Above is a genomic segment from Kosakonia radicincitans DSM 16656 containing:
- the tal gene encoding transaldolase — its product is MNYLDGLKQFTTVVADSGDIESIRHYQPEDATTNPSLLLKAAALEHFSHLIDDAIAYGKKRGKTQEQQVAEASDKLAVNFGAEILKSIPGRVSTEVDARLSYDKAKSIAKAHRLVELYEEQGIPKSRILIKLASTWEGIRAAEELEKEGINCNLTLLFSFAQARACAEAGVFLISPFVGRIYDWYNDRKPLDPYVVDEDPGVKSVRNIYDYFKQHRYETIVMGASFRRTEQILALAGCDRLTISPALLKELQGQEGVVERKLVPSRQTFHRPEPLTEAEFRWEHNQDPMAVDKLADGIRQFAVDQRKLEDLLAAKL